A genomic region of Manihot esculenta cultivar AM560-2 chromosome 15, M.esculenta_v8, whole genome shotgun sequence contains the following coding sequences:
- the LOC110601323 gene encoding thermospermine synthase ACAULIS5, whose amino-acid sequence MGDIACSNGISNGNGVNGKAHSSLNGYRKSCWYEEEIEENLRFCFALNSILHTGATQYQEIALLDTKPFGKALVIDGKLQSAEVDEFIYHECLVHPALVYHPNPKTIFIMGGGEGSTAREILRHSTVDKVVMCDIDEEVVDFCKAYLAVNKKAFCDPRLEIIINDARREIESRKECYDVIIGDLADPIEGGPCYKLYTKSFYELCVKPKLNEGGIFVTQAGPAGIFSHTEVFSCIYNTLKQVFKYVVPYSAHVPSYADTWGWVMASDSPLVLSADEFDLRIKQKIRGENRYLDGKTFSSASILSKAVRKSLNNETHVYTEGAARFIYGHGSACNQNHA is encoded by the exons ATGGGTGACATTGCTTGTTCTAATGGGATTAGCAATGGGAATGGAGTGAATGGGAAAGCCCATTCATCTCTAAATGGGTATAGGAAGAGCTGCTGGTACGAAGAAGAGATTGAAGAGAACTTGAGATTTTGTTTTGCTCTCAATAG CATTTTGCACACAGGAGCTACTCAATATCAGGAAATTGCTCTGTTGGATACGAAGCCATTCGGAAAG GCTTTAGTGATTGATGGAAAGCTTCAAAGCGCAGAAGTGGACGAATTCATCTACCATGAATGTCTTGTTCATCCTGCACTTGTTTATCATCCaaa TCCAAAGACAATCTTCATAATGGGAGGGGGTGAAGGTTCGACAGCAAGGGAAATACTCAGACATAGCACTGTGGATAAGGTTGTCATGTGTGATATTGACGAG GAAGTGGTAGACTTCTGCAAGGCCTACTTGGCTGTGAATAAAAAAGCTTTCTGTGATCCAAGACTGGAGATTATCATCAACGACGCCAG GAGGGAGATAGAAAGCAGGAAagaatgctatgatgtgataaTAGGAGACTTGGCAGACCCAATAGAAGGAGGCCCATGTTATAAACTTTATACCAAATCCTTCTATGAGTTGTGTGTTAAACCCAAACTTAACGAAGGTGGCATATTTGTCACACAG GCAGGGCCAGCAGGAATTTTCAGCCATACAGAAGTGTTCTCTTGCATTTACAATACTTTAAAGCAGGTCTTCAAGT ATGTGGTACCTTATTCAGCTCATGTTCCTTCCTATGCTGATACTTGGGGATGGGTCATG gcTTCAGATAGCCCATTGGTGCTGAGTGCTGATGAGTTTGACCTCAGAATTAAACAGAAAATCAGAGGGGAAAACAGGTACCTTGATGGGAAAACATTTTCATCAGCCTCTATATTGAGCAAAGCCGTTCGCAAATC ACTGAACAATGAGACTCATGTATACACAGAGGGAGCAGCAAGATTCATATATGGGCATGGTAGTGCTTGCAATCAGAATCATGCTTAA
- the LOC110602601 gene encoding primary amine oxidase — translation MVETFHDCTVMTPMSPCFKTLLFLLLFILSIIPGHQSQYSHPLDPLTPAEITLLQAIVHYSYPTSFHIVNFHYVGLEEPHKSSVLSWLRNPLKEIPHRQAFVIARIDHVTREIIVDLSLYQIISDQVYDGYGYPLLVFEELKAAVNLTRTYGPFLESIKKRGLEIEEVACGSYAAGWFGEKEASKRIVRVLCYYLNGTVNLYMRPIEGISVTVDLEKSIITHFRDRLMVPVPKAEGTDYRESMQMPPFGPPMKQITVVQPQGPNFEIYGHRVRWANWDFHLSFDARAGPVISLAAIFDVEKQQYREVLYKGFVSELFVPYMDLTEEWYYRTFFDAGEYGFGLSATPLQPLRDCPPNAYFIDAYFAAQNGLPVQMPNVFCIFERYSGDIMWRHTETIIQDQEVREVRPDVSLVVRMIATVGNYDYINDWEFKQTGSIKVTVGLTGLLLVRGSIYTHTDQIEGEAYGTLLSENTLGTHHDHYLTYHLDLDVDGYANSFVKSRMQMTQANDDKLPRKSYWRVVSETAKTESDARIKLSLEQADLLVVNPNKKTHVGNSIGYRLIPGSIISPLLSNDDYEQIRAAFTNYNVWVTPYNKSEKWAGGLFTDRSRGDDTLARWSHRNRTIENEDIVLWYTVGIHHIPSQEDFPVMPTLSCGFELRPTNFFERNPALKVKPASPTQWLNCSAYG, via the exons ATGGTCGAAACGTTCCATGACTGTACAGTCATGACACCCATGTCCCcatgcttcaaaactctcctcttCCTTCTCCTCTTCATCCTCTCCATTATCCCCGGTCACCAAAGCCAGTACTCACATCCACTAGACCCACTAACTCCGGCAGAGATTACACTGCTCCAGGCCATTGTCCATTATTCATACCCCACATCATTTCACATTGTCAACTTTCATTACGTAGGCCTAGAAGAACCACACAAATCCTCTGTCCTTTCATGGCTAAGAAACCCTTTGAAGGAAATTCCACATCGCCAAGCCTTTGTAATAGCCAGAATAGACCATGTCACTCGTGAAATCATCGTTGACTTATCACTATATCAGATCATTTCTGATCAAGTCTATGATGGCTATGGCTACCCTTTGCTTGTTTTCGAAGAGCTAAAAGCAGCCGTCAATTTGACGCGTACATATGGACCCTTTTTGGAATCAATTAAAAAGAGAGGACTCGAGATTGAAGAGGTGGCTTGTGGGAGTTATGCCGCTGGATGGTTTGGAGAGAAGGAAGCGTCCAAAAGGATTGTGAGGGTGCTATGTTACTATTTAAATGGGACAGTTAATTTGTATATGAGGCCAATTGAGGGTATTTCCGTGACAGTTGATCTTGAAAAGTCGATAATCACGCACTTTAGAGATAGATTGATGGTTCCAGTCCCAAAGGCGGAGGGGACTGATTACAGAGAATCGATGCAAATGCCGCCTTTTGGGCCACCGATGAAGCAGATCACGGTGGTGCAACCTCAAGGTCCAAACTTTGAGATTTACGGACACAGGGTTAG GTGGGCCAATTGGGATTTTCATCTGAGTTTCGATGCTAGAGCAGGTCCAGTTATATCTTTGGCAGCAATATTTGACGTTGAGAAGCAGCAGTATCGCGAAGTCCTGTATAAAGGATTTGTATCAGAGCTGTTCGTGCCGTATATGGACTTAACTGAAGAATGGTACTATAGGACATTTTTTGATGCTGGTGAATATGGATTTGGTCTGTCTGCAACCCCACTTCAGCCCCTTAGAGACTGCCCACCAAATGCCTATTTCATTGATGCTTATTTTGCTGCCCAAAATGGGTTGCCTGTGCAGATGCCTAATGTCTTTTGCATCTTTGAGAGGTATTCTGGGGATATCATGTGGCGTCACACTGAGACTATAATACAAGACCAAGAG GTGCGGGAGGTTAGGCCAGATGTGAGCTTGGTGGTGAGGATGATCGCAACAGTGGGCAACTATGACTACATAAATGATTGGGAATTTAAGCAGACTGGTTCTATCAAAGTCACG GTTGGACTGACTGGTTTGCTACTAGTAAGAGGATCAATATACACCCATACAGACCAAATAGAGGGGGAAGCGTATGGTACACTATTATCAGAAAATACTCTGGGTACTCACCATGATCACTACCTTACTTATCACCTTGATCTTGATGTGGATGGGTACGCAAATTCGTTTGTCAAATCCAGGATGCAAATGACACAAGCGAATGATGACAAGTTGCCTAGGAAGAGTTACTGGAGGGTTGTTAGTGAAACAGCTAAAACAGAATCTGATGCCAGGATTAAACTTAGCTTGGAGCAAGCTGATCTATTAGTAGTTAATCCCAACAAGAAGACCCATGTTGGGAATTCCATTGGTTACCGTCTAATCCCTGGATCAATCATAAGTCCCCTCTTATCAAATGATGATTATGAGCAGATTCGTGCAGCCTTCACCAACTATAATGTCTGGGTTACACCGTATAACAAGTCTGAAAAATGGGCAGGGGGACTATTTACAGATCGGAGCAGAGGGGATGATACCCTAGCTAGATGGAGCCACAG GAACAGGACGATAGAAAATGAGGACATTGTGCTGTGGTACACAGTGGGCATTCATCACATTCCGAGTCAAGAAGATTTTCCGGTGATGCCAACATTAAGCTGTGGATTTGAACTCCGGCCAACTAATTTTTTTGAGAGAAATCCCGCGCTTAAAGTCAAACCGGCTTCACCAACTCAGTGGCTGAATTGTTCTGCATATGGATGA
- the LOC110601167 gene encoding uncharacterized protein LOC110601167, with the protein MGKKEQKQLRDHKGNERVEAVLELLRKQAPLTVKQEKFCNNACVERFLKAKGDNVKKAAKHLRACLSWRESIGTEQLIADEFSAELAEGVAYVAGHDEESRAVVIFRIKQDYQKLHSQKLFTRLLVFTLEVAIGSMAKNVEQFVLLFDASFFRSASSFMNLLLATLKIVAEYYPCRLYKAFIVDPPSLFSYIWKGVRPFVELSTVTMVVSSLDFEESLEFSDFSSYPRASSLRFDPSSIKSTAKIGSCSSSRFSFTVSHHFDSLKPWYLTLTDTSTSKFEPTSPYPLGPALISPLNGRSLSFASPAARTPLSTLNGGSYGRPTKKNLFPSTPLPQRVTASEPIKISHPRTPRPSFLQSPAMFFKKECHVNRNEKSRESFFPFLKFYRRPYDEMIYRSKMRPPLGGLISIVSPHLKRRHMSVSQRF; encoded by the exons ATGGGCAAGAAAGAACAGAAACAGCTTAGAGATCACAAGGGTAACGAAAGAGTTGAGGCTGTTCTCGAGCTTCTAAGGAAACAAGCTCCACTCACAGTGAAACAG GAGAAGTTCTGCAACAATGCCTGTGTAGAGCGCTTTCTGAAAGCAAAAGGtgataatgtgaagaaggctgCTAAGCACCTGAGGGCTTGCCTCTCTTGGAGAGAGAGTATAGGCACTG AGCAACTGATAGCAGATGAGTTCTCAGCTGAGCTCGCTGAAGGAGTTGCCTATGTGGCTGGGCATGATGAAGAATCCAGAGCTGTTGTG ATTTTTCGCATTAAGCAAGATTACCAGAAACTCCATTCTCAGAAACT GTTTACTCGGCTGCTAGTTTTTACGCTTGAGGTGGCCATAGGATCCATGGCCAAAAACGTTGAACAATTTGTACTCCTCTTCGACGCAA GCTTTTTCAGATCAGCATCGTCTTTTATGAACTTATTACTGGCGACACTGAAAATTGTGGCCGAGTACTATCCATGCAGGCTTTACAAGGCTTTCATAGTAGACCCACCTTCCCTATTTTCTTATATATGGAAG GGTGTCCGTCCCTTTGTTGAGCTGTCAACGGTCACTATGGTGGTATCGTCGCTGGACTTTGAAGAATCGTTGGAGTTCAGTGACTTCTCTTCCTACCCACGAGCCTCATCCCTTCGATTCGATCCTTCGTCAATCAAATCAACGGCCAAGATTGGATCGTGTTCTTCCTCAAGATTTTCCTTCACCGTGTCCCACCATTTTGACTCGCTCAAACCTTGGTACCTAACCTTGACGGACACATCGACATCCAAATTTGAACCTACCAGCCCCTATCCTCTGGGCCCGGCTTTAATCTCTCCTCTCAACGGTAGGTCTCTCTCCTTCGCATCACCGGCTGCCAGAACGCCACTCAGCACTCTCAACGGTGGAAGCTACGGCAGACCCACCAAGAAAAATCTGTTCCCATCAACTCCGCTGCCACAGCGAGTCACCGCGAGTGAGCCCATAAAAATTTCCCACCCGCGGACCCCACGGCCATCGTTCCTCCAATCACCGGCCATGTTTTTCAAGAAGGAGTGCCACGTCAACAGAAACGAAAAATCTCGAGAGTCGTTCTTCCCATTTTTGAAGTTCTATAGGCGACCGTATGATGAGATGATTTACAGGTCAAAGATGCGGCCCCCACTTGGTGGTCTCATCTCCATCGTCTCTCCGCATCTCAAACGTCGACACATGTCGGTATCGCAACGGTTCTAA
- the LOC110601188 gene encoding primary amine oxidase, whose product MAMASTSKLFFIFVLFIFRIDPNSSYEQHPLDPLSPEELDLTRTIVKDSFPSSNTTTLTFHYVGLDEPDKSFVRSWLAKPTKTPPPRRALAITRFNKQTHEFIIDLANRSIISKNVYAGYGYPTLGSDEQTEAIQLPLKYEPFIESIRNRGLNLSAIVCSAFTVGWFGEIRNRRVIKLQCFHMNNTVNLYLLPVEGIKIVVDLDEMKIIEYIDREKVPVPKSEGTDYRLSKQKPPLGPRINQAATIQPDGPGFQIDGHIIRWMNWVFHLSFDSRVGPVISVATIYDPEKQKHRSVLYRGHISELFVPYQDPTEEYYFKTFFDSGEFGFGQNTASLVPLVDCPNNAVFMDGYYAGPNGQPVKVPNVFCIFERHAGDIMWRHTELGIPDELITETRPEVSLVVRMVTVISNYDHILDWEFKPSGSINIQVGLSGILEVKATKYTHSDQIKEEVYGTFITDNTIGLHHDHFLSYRLDVDIDGVENSFIKHNLVAKTVTDNTTPRKSYWTVVSETAKTESEAKIRLGLEPAELVIANPNKKTKSGNSYGYRLIPGATARSLLLEDDYPQIRGAFTKYNVWVTPYNKSEKWAGGRYVDQSHGQDTLAVWSRRNREIDNKDIVLWYMIGIHHVPCQEDFPLMPTLSSGFELRPFNFFERSPVLKVIPPKPITWANCSASL is encoded by the exons ATGGCCATGGCTTCCACATCCAAATTATTCTTCATTTTTGTCTTATTCATCTTCAGGATCGATCCCAACTCAAGCTACGAGCAGCACCCGCTTGACCCTCTAAGCCCAGAAGAATTAGACCTCACCCGAACCATCGTGAAGGACTCATTCCCTTCCTCAAACACCACCACCTTAACCTTCCATTACGTAGGCTTAGATGAGCCTGACAAATCCTTTGTTCGTTCTTGGCTCGCCAAACCCACCAAGACACCGCCACCCCGACGAGCTCTAGCCATCACTCGCTTCAATAAACAAACCCATGAATTTATAATAGATTTGGCAAACCGCTCCATCATATCTAAAAATGTTTATGCCGGATATGGCTATCCTACACTTGGTTCGGATGAACAAACAGAAGCAATTCAGTTGCCATTAAAGTATGAACCTTTCATTGAATCCATTAGAAACAGAGGTCTTAACTTGTCTGCCATTGTTTGTTCTGCATTTACAGTAGGGTGGTTTGGTGAAATTAGGAACAGAAGGGTGATAAAGCTGCAgtgttttcatatgaataaCACTGTTAACTTGTACCTTCTTCCAGTAGAAGGGATCAAAATAGTTGTTGATCTGGACGAAATGAAGATTATTGAATATATTGACAGGGAAAAGGTTCCAGTTCCAAAGTCTGAGGGAACTGATTATAGATTATCAAAGCAGAAGCCGCCTTTAGGTCCACGTATAAATCAAGCTGCCACCATACAACCTGATGGGCCTGGTTTCCAGATTGATGGCCATATTATAAG ATGGATGAACTGGGTTTTCCATTTGTCATTTGACTCACGAGTTGGTCCAGTAATATCTGTAGCAACAATTTATGATCCAGAAAAGCAGAAGCATCGCAGTGTGTTATACAGAGGACATATATCTGAGCTCTTTGTGCCGTACCAGGATCCGACAGAAGAATATTACTTCAAAACATTTTTTGATTCTGGTGAATTTGGGTTCGGTCAAAATACAGCTTCACTTGTGCCGCTCGTAGATTGCCCAAATAATGCAGTATTCATGGACGGCTACTACGCCGGACCAAATGGCCAACCGGTTAAAGTTCCAAATGTTTTTTGCATATTCGAAAGGCATGCAGGTGATATCATGTGGAGACACACTGAACTTGGCATTCCTGATGAACTG ATAACTGAGACAAGGCCAGAGGTGAGTCTAGTTGTGAGGATGGTTACCGTAATCTCAAACTATGATCATATACTGGACTGGGAGTTCAAGCCAAGTGGTTCTATCAACATTCAG GTTGGTTTGAGTGGAATCCTGGAAGTAAAGGCGACAAAATATACTCATTCAGATCAGATAAAAGAGGAAGTGTATGGGACATTTATAACAGATAATACAATCGGCCTGCATCATGATCATTTCTTAAGCTACCGCCTTGATGTTGATATTGATGGAGTTGAGAATTCATTCATTAAACACAATTTGGTAGCAAAAACTGTGACGGACAATACCACACCAAGGAAAAGTTACTGGACAGTTGTGAGTGAAACAGCAAAGACTGAATCCGAGGCAAAAATTCGTTTAGGCCTAGAGCCTGCTGAGTTGGTGATTGCGAATCCGAACAAGAAAACTAAATCTGGAAATAGTTATGGTTATCGTTTGATACCAGGGGCAACGGCACGTTCACTTCTGTTAGAGGATGATTACCCACAAATAAGAGGTGCCTTTACAAAATACAATGTGTGGGTTACTCCATATAACAAGTCTGAAAAATGGGCAGGAGGACGCTACGTTGATCAAAGCCATGGCCAAGATACATTAGCTGTATGGAGCCGTAGGAACAGGGAGATTGATAACAAGGACATAGTGCTATGGTATATGATTGGAATCCACCATGTCCCTTGCCAAGAGGACTTTCCACTGATGCCTACATTAAGCTCTGGGTTTGAGCTTCGGCCCTTTAATTTCTTTGAAAGGAGTCCAGTTTTGAAGGTGATACCTCCTAAGCCAATAACCTGGGCTAACTGCAGCGCCAGCCTGTAG
- the LOC110600777 gene encoding heat shock 70 kDa protein 8 yields the protein MAEPQYTVASDSETTGEEKSTSAFPELAIGIDIGTSQCSVAVWNGSQVELLKNTRNQKLMQSYVSFREDTPSGGVSNQLSHEHEMLSGAAIFNVKRLIGRVDTDPVVQASKNLPFLVQTLDIGVRPFIASLVNNAWRSTTPEEVLAIFLVELRAMAEVQLKRPVRNVVLTVPVSFSRFQLTRIERACAMAGLHVLRLMPEPTAVALLYAQQQQQTVHENMGSGSEKNALIFNMGAGYCDVAVSATAGGVSQIKALAGAPIGGEDILQNVMQHVMPNSESLFLSHGISEIRLMGLLRVATQDAIHRLSSQSSVQVDVDLGNEKKLCKVITRDEFEEVNSKVFEKCENLIKQCLRDSKVDIEDLTDVILVGGCSYIPKIRNLVKDTCKTKELYKEMNPLEAAVCGAALEGAVASGISDPFGNLDLLTIQATPLGIGIRADGNSFVPIIPQNTTMPARKEMSFTTTHDNQTGALILVYEGVGKTVGENHLLGYFKIVGIPPAPKGVPEINVCMDIDASNVLRVFAGVLMPGSERPVAPFMEVRMPTVDDGHGWCAEALHKAYGSTLDLVTVHKKV from the coding sequence ATGGCGGAACCACAGTACACTGTGGCATCTGATAGTGAAACCACAGGAGAGGAGAAGTCTACATCTGCTTTTCCTGAACTTGCAATTGGAATTGACATTGGCACATCACAGTGCAGTGTTGCAGTCTGGAATGGCTCCCAGGTAGAGCTCCTTAAAAATACTAGAAACCAAAAATTAATGCAATCATATGTATCTTTCAGGGAAGATACTCCTTCAGGAGGAGTCAGTAACCAACTGTCCCATGAGCATGAAATGTTATCTGGAGCTGCAATCTTCAATGTGAAACGCCTGATTGGTAGAGTTGACACTGATCCGGTTGTTCAGGCAAGCAAAAACCTTCCATTTTTGGTACAGACTTTGGATATTGGTGTCCGCCCATTTATTGCATCATTGGTAAACAATGCTTGGAGATCCACCACTCCTGAAGAAGTTCTTGCAATATTTCTGGTGGAATTACGAGCGATGGCTGAAGTTCAGTTGAAACGGCCTGTGAGAAATGTTGTTCTTACCGTTCCAGTGTCATTTAGTAGGTTTCAACTGACACGGATTGAACGTGCTTGTGCCATGGCTGGTCTTCATGTCCTCAGGCTGATGCCTGAGCCAACAGCTGTGGCATTGTTATATGCACAGCAGCAGCAACAGACCGTGCATGAGAACATGGGAAGTGGAAGTGAGAAGAATGCCCTAATCTTCAATATGGGAGCTGGATATTGCGATGTTGCTGTGAGTGCTACTGCTGGAGGGGTTTCACAGATTAAAGCCTTAGCAGGAGCTCCTATTGGAGGTGAAGACATCCTGCAGAATGTGATGCAGCATGTAATGCCAAATTCAGAAAGCCTTTTCTTGAGTCATGGCATCAGTGAGATCAGATTGATGGGCCTGCTTCGAGTTGCAACCCAAGATGCAATCCACAGGCTTTCTTCCCAAAGCAGTGTTCAGGTTGATGTGGATTTGGGAAATGAGAAAAAGTTATGCAAGGTTATCACACGTGATGAATTTGAGGAAGTGAACTCCAAGGTGTTTGAAAAGTGTGAGAATCTCATAAAGCAGTGTTTACGAGACTCAAAAGTAGACATAGAGGATTTGACTGATGTAATACTTGTTGGAGGATGCTCATACATCCCAAAAATAAGAAATCTTGTCAAGGATACATGTAAAACCAAGGAACTCTACAAAGAAATGAATCCATTGGAAGCTGCAGTCTGTGGGGCGGCTCTTGAAGGAGCAGTGGCTTCCGGAATCAGTGATCCTTTTGGAAATTTGGATCTATTAACAATCCAAGCTACCCCTTTGGGCATTGGGATACGAGCTGACGGAAACAGTTTTGTTCCTATAATACCTCAAAATACCACAATGCCTGCAAGGAAAGAGATGTCCTTTACAACCACTCATGATAACCAAACGGGAGCACTAATCCTTGTTTATGAAGGCGTAGGAAAGACGGTAGGAGAAAATCATTTACTGGGCTATTTCAAGATTGTAGGGATTCCTCCAGCACCCAAAGGAGTGCCAGAGATAAATGTGTGCATGGACATTGATGCCTCAAATGTGCTGAGAGTATTTGCTGGAGTACTGATGCCAGGGTCTGAACGTCCAGTGGCACCTTTTATGGAAGTAAGGATGCCTACTGTTGATGATGGACATGGTTGGTGCGCTGAAGCCTTGCACAAGGCTTATGGGTCTACCCTAGACCTAGTTACCGTGCACAAGAAGGTGTGA